A genome region from Tolypothrix sp. PCC 7712 includes the following:
- a CDS encoding response regulator: MTERVINILLVEDDEVDIMNVKRAFKKVNITNPIYLANNGLEALNMLRGHDDQPPVIPIERRLILLDLNMPKMGGIEFLQELRSDPRLKTTPVVVMTTSNQDQDRVEAYNLNVAGYILKPVTFSNFVEMMATLNRYWILCEMP; the protein is encoded by the coding sequence ATGACAGAAAGAGTAATTAACATTCTATTAGTGGAGGACGATGAAGTTGATATCATGAATGTCAAGCGGGCATTCAAGAAAGTTAATATCACTAACCCGATTTATTTAGCCAATAATGGGCTAGAAGCATTAAATATGCTTCGCGGTCATGATGACCAACCCCCTGTAATTCCTATAGAACGCCGCTTGATTCTCCTAGATTTAAATATGCCGAAAATGGGTGGCATAGAATTTCTGCAAGAATTACGTTCTGACCCAAGATTGAAGACAACTCCTGTGGTCGTCATGACGACATCAAATCAGGATCAAGACCGAGTAGAAGCCTATAACTTAAATGTTGCTGGCTATATCTTAAAGCCTGTCACATTCTCCAATTTTGTCGAGATGATGGCAACTCTTAACAGGTATTGGATACTGTGCGAAATGCCTTAA
- a CDS encoding response regulator yields MLAHSFMSDEKKQNSPRPLILAVEDHDDNLVLMSYALESLGCRFICQKDSTNTVLVAKEYQPDLILLDILLPTISGMDVVRYLKQDALTCNIPVVAVTALASREDQERILKAGFNAYLSKPYMIEELESVIRRLLCGKIDSTSGFELCRE; encoded by the coding sequence ATGTTAGCACATTCATTCATGAGTGATGAAAAGAAGCAAAACTCTCCGCGGCCTTTAATTTTGGCAGTAGAAGATCATGATGATAATCTCGTGTTGATGAGTTATGCGCTTGAATCACTTGGTTGTAGATTTATTTGTCAAAAAGATAGTACTAATACCGTATTAGTTGCTAAAGAGTACCAGCCAGATTTGATTCTTTTAGATATTTTATTACCCACTATTAGCGGTATGGATGTAGTGCGTTATTTAAAACAAGATGCACTCACTTGCAACATTCCTGTAGTAGCAGTCACAGCTTTAGCAAGCAGAGAAGATCAGGAACGGATTCTGAAGGCTGGTTTTAATGCCTACCTCAGCAAACCTTATATGATTGAGGAATTAGAAAGTGTGATCCGCCGTCTGCTGTGTGGGAAAATTGATTCCACATCAGGGTTTGAGTTATGTAGAGAATAA
- a CDS encoding hybrid sensor histidine kinase/response regulator, with the protein MSVAENSKVFRILAVDDTQDNLILVQTILESEGYEIELVSDGLSALKKVEQSSFDLILLDVMMPGMDGYEVTRRIRGNPELKKIYIPILLITAFHESSVVEGLDVGADDFIRKPFDTDELLARVRSLLRLKESLDEQRKMARQREDFVSRLTHDLRTPLVAADRMLYLFQEEAFCKISPEMKQAISVMIRSNQNLMQMVNTLLEVSRFEAGKKTLNWESCDLKETAQEVVSELNPLAMEKQLTLKVDTHKLDSLGDKAGVVMGDSLELRRVLSNLVGNAIKFTDTGGVEIRLREEPYGPQKQTYLTIEVEDTGYGIAPEDQATIFERFRQGKNKRSGSGLGLHLSSRIVEAHGGKIEVTSVLGQGSKFTVHLPKNTEE; encoded by the coding sequence ATGTCTGTTGCAGAAAATTCTAAAGTTTTTCGTATTCTGGCGGTTGATGATACTCAAGATAATCTCATATTAGTGCAAACAATTTTAGAAAGTGAAGGATATGAGATTGAACTAGTATCTGATGGTTTATCAGCTTTAAAAAAAGTTGAACAATCATCATTCGATTTAATTTTATTAGATGTGATGATGCCAGGGATGGATGGCTATGAAGTTACACGTCGCATCCGTGGAAACCCAGAGCTAAAGAAAATCTATATTCCCATTCTTCTCATTACCGCCTTTCATGAATCTAGCGTAGTGGAAGGTCTAGACGTTGGCGCTGACGACTTTATTCGCAAACCATTTGATACCGATGAACTACTAGCCAGAGTGCGATCGCTTTTACGCCTCAAAGAAAGTCTGGACGAACAAAGAAAAATGGCTCGTCAAAGAGAAGACTTTGTATCTCGCCTCACCCATGATTTGCGAACTCCATTAGTAGCAGCCGATCGGATGCTGTATTTATTTCAGGAAGAAGCTTTCTGTAAAATCTCCCCTGAAATGAAACAAGCAATCAGCGTCATGATTCGCAGTAACCAAAACTTGATGCAAATGGTCAATACCCTCTTAGAAGTTTCTCGCTTCGAGGCTGGTAAAAAAACCTTGAATTGGGAAAGTTGCGACCTCAAAGAAACAGCACAAGAAGTAGTTAGCGAACTGAACCCCCTAGCAATGGAGAAGCAGTTAACTCTAAAAGTAGACACTCATAAACTAGACTCACTAGGAGACAAAGCTGGTGTAGTTATGGGTGACAGCTTAGAACTAAGAAGAGTTTTGAGCAATTTAGTAGGAAACGCCATCAAGTTTACAGATACAGGCGGCGTAGAAATTCGCTTGCGTGAAGAACCTTACGGGCCGCAAAAACAAACTTATCTCACAATTGAAGTTGAAGATACAGGCTATGGGATTGCACCTGAAGACCAAGCAACAATTTTTGAGCGCTTTCGTCAAGGTAAAAATAAACGCTCCGGGAGTGGCTTAGGCTTGCACTTATCAAGCAGAATTGTAGAAGCACATGGCGGTAAAATTGAAGTTACCTCTGTGCTAGGTCAAGGAAGTAAATTTACAGTACACTTGCCAAAGAATACTGAGGAATAA
- a CDS encoding hybrid sensor histidine kinase/response regulator, producing MEETLKILVVDDDEVDRMAVRRALKQAGVSMELSEVGVCNDAISTLKTTTYDCVFLDYRLPDADGLTLIQKLRALEIKVPIVVLTGQGDDQIAVELMKAGATDYLSKAKVSAEILAQVLRNAIRVHRAEMQAALAHQQLKESNEQLLRKNQELERQRQQIHLQNLRLLEASRLKSQFLATISHELRTPMNAIIGFSQILLRPKFGQLTNQQKDMVERILNNGKHLLMLLNEVLDFSKLEAGRFELKPEWVDLPKIIDATVAEVSSLAEVKNLSLSVKIDLENPLIFNDSNRIQQILVNLLSNAIKFTESGNIGVEVSELPTDSIAITVRDTGIGIASRDFKLIFEAFRQVDQSITRKYPGTGLGLAIVDSLVKMMNGKIILKSLLGVGSMFRIELPRQIALSTTKVDANALKYDNDYIICSAQNPHQSYSESSQNPHKYHSESHRVSMGSPNVRF from the coding sequence ATGGAAGAGACGCTGAAAATTTTGGTTGTAGATGATGATGAAGTAGACCGAATGGCAGTACGACGTGCCCTGAAACAAGCAGGTGTGTCAATGGAACTGTCAGAAGTAGGTGTATGCAATGATGCGATCTCTACCCTCAAAACTACTACTTATGACTGCGTTTTTCTTGACTATCGCTTACCAGATGCTGATGGTTTGACCTTGATTCAAAAATTACGCGCTCTAGAAATTAAAGTACCTATCGTAGTGCTGACAGGTCAAGGAGATGACCAAATTGCTGTTGAGTTGATGAAAGCTGGTGCGACAGATTATTTATCCAAAGCTAAAGTTTCTGCAGAAATTTTGGCACAAGTTTTACGGAATGCTATTCGTGTTCATCGAGCAGAAATGCAAGCGGCTTTGGCTCATCAACAACTTAAAGAAAGTAACGAGCAACTGTTAAGAAAAAATCAAGAATTAGAAAGACAACGGCAACAAATTCATCTACAAAATTTAAGATTATTAGAAGCATCAAGATTAAAATCGCAGTTTTTGGCGACAATTTCCCATGAACTGCGAACTCCCATGAATGCCATTATTGGCTTTTCGCAAATCTTACTACGTCCTAAATTTGGGCAACTGACAAATCAGCAAAAGGATATGGTAGAACGTATCCTCAATAATGGTAAACATTTGCTGATGTTATTAAACGAAGTTCTCGATTTTTCTAAGTTAGAAGCTGGCAGGTTTGAGCTGAAGCCAGAATGGGTTGATTTGCCAAAAATAATTGATGCAACCGTCGCTGAAGTTAGTTCTTTAGCAGAAGTTAAGAATCTATCTTTATCTGTAAAAATAGATTTAGAAAATCCCTTAATATTTAATGACTCTAACCGTATCCAACAAATCTTAGTTAATTTACTTTCTAACGCCATTAAATTTACAGAGTCTGGGAATATTGGGGTTGAAGTCAGTGAACTCCCAACTGATAGTATTGCAATTACTGTGCGCGATACAGGAATTGGTATTGCATCTCGAGATTTTAAATTAATTTTTGAAGCCTTTCGGCAAGTCGATCAAAGTATTACTCGCAAATACCCAGGTACAGGTTTGGGTTTAGCAATTGTCGATTCCTTAGTCAAAATGATGAACGGCAAAATCATTCTCAAGAGCCTATTAGGTGTTGGCTCTATGTTTAGAATCGAATTGCCGCGTCAAATCGCATTATCAACTACAAAAGTTGATGCTAACGCGTTAAAATATGATAATGATTATATTATTTGCTCTGCTCAGAATCCCCATCAAAGTTATTCGGAATCGAGCCAGAATCCTCATAAATATCATTCAGAATCTCACAGAGTATCGATGGGTTCTCCTAACGTCAGATTCTAA